In one Umezawaea sp. Da 62-37 genomic region, the following are encoded:
- a CDS encoding Zn-dependent hydrolase gives MAKRNLQARGPVDGGTRSHSGLRIDGARLLGRLDELSKIGADPAGGITRLGLSDQENVAMAYLRDLCAEAGLKTETDPAGNLLVHRPRTRRDAAPVLLVGSHVDTVVQGGWLDGAYGVIAALEVLQVLHEHDVDLPVEVVAVAFANEEGALIQTPFWGSRALCGSLEDGLAAEDRTGRPVSEYLVQAGGSPEHLADAAWTPGSIAAYLELHIEQGPTLERLGLPIGVVDGIVGRTILDIDVVGEAQHAGTTPMPDRRDAMVAAAGIVLAAERVVTEHAVCATATTGYLEAHPNVTNTITGNVRMSVEVRDTDPANLVRGEAAVREECSRVAAASGCDVDVRASMRSQAVSTAPELRDAIRGAADALGLPHLTMPSGAGHDAQIVALVAPIGMIFVPSKRGISHAPGEDTAPDDLVHGANVLLHSVLGAQAPVAAWL, from the coding sequence ATGGCCAAGCGCAATCTCCAGGCACGCGGACCGGTCGACGGCGGCACGAGGAGCCACTCCGGGCTCCGGATCGACGGCGCGAGGCTGCTCGGCAGGCTCGACGAGCTGTCGAAGATCGGCGCCGATCCCGCGGGCGGGATCACCAGGTTGGGGCTCAGCGACCAGGAGAACGTGGCGATGGCCTATCTGCGGGACCTGTGCGCCGAGGCCGGGCTGAAGACCGAGACCGACCCCGCGGGCAACCTGCTGGTCCACCGCCCGCGCACACGCCGTGACGCGGCGCCCGTGCTGCTCGTCGGCTCCCACGTGGACACCGTGGTGCAGGGCGGCTGGCTGGACGGCGCCTACGGGGTGATCGCCGCGCTGGAGGTGCTGCAGGTCCTGCACGAGCACGACGTCGACCTTCCCGTCGAGGTGGTCGCCGTCGCCTTCGCCAACGAGGAGGGCGCGCTGATCCAGACCCCGTTCTGGGGGTCGCGCGCGCTGTGCGGCTCGCTGGAGGACGGGCTCGCCGCCGAGGACCGGACGGGCAGGCCGGTCAGCGAGTACCTGGTCCAGGCGGGCGGTTCACCCGAACACCTGGCCGACGCGGCGTGGACGCCCGGCAGCATCGCCGCCTACCTGGAGCTGCACATCGAGCAGGGGCCGACGCTCGAACGCCTCGGGCTGCCGATCGGCGTCGTGGACGGGATCGTCGGACGCACGATCCTCGACATCGACGTCGTGGGCGAAGCCCAGCACGCGGGCACCACCCCCATGCCCGACCGCCGGGACGCCATGGTCGCCGCCGCGGGCATCGTCCTCGCCGCGGAACGCGTCGTCACCGAGCACGCCGTGTGCGCGACGGCCACCACCGGCTACCTGGAGGCCCACCCCAACGTCACCAACACCATCACCGGGAACGTGCGGATGAGCGTCGAGGTGCGGGACACCGACCCCGCCAATCTCGTCCGCGGCGAGGCCGCCGTGCGCGAGGAGTGCTCGCGGGTGGCCGCGGCCTCCGGCTGCGACGTCGATGTGCGGGCCTCCATGCGGTCACAGGCCGTGTCGACCGCCCCCGAGCTGCGGGACGCCATCCGCGGCGCGGCGGACGCCCTGGGGTTGCCGCACCTGACCATGCCCAGCGGCGCCGGGCACGACGCCCAGATCGTCGCGCTGGTGGCCCCGATCGGCATGATCTTCGTGCCCAGCAAGCGGGGCATCAGCCACGCGCCGGGCGAGGACACCGCGCCCGACGACCTCGTGCACGGCGCGAACGTGCTGCTGCACTCCGTCCTGGGCGCGCAGGCCCCGGTCGCGGCCTGGCTCTGA